GGGTGTACAGGATATACCGGTCAAATGGTGTTAGAATATTTTTTGGAAAATTATGAGAAAAAGATCAAAAGTGAAGAAATAAAGCTATTATGTGGTGTtaggaatataaaaaaactaGACACCTTTCTGTATACtataaaagagaaaaatgatgttatattaaaaaaaataaataaaaaagaaatagatattaatatttatgaatcAATTTTAAATTGTTGTAAAATATCAAAAGTAGTAATAAGTACGATAGGACCTTATATCTTATATGGATACAATATAGTAAAAGCTTGTGTAGAAGGGGGTTGTCATTATGTAGACGTGTGCGGTgaacataattttatattaaatatatataaagaatttaataatatagcAATAGAAAAAAAACTTAAAATAATTCACAGTGCATCGTTTATCTCTGCCATTAGTGACATAGGTAACTTTATTATGCAAGAAGAATTTTTTCGACAGTATAAAAAAACATGTCCAGTCATAAAAATACGTTTGTGTAATGAGGGCAATAATTTAAGAACTATTGGAAAAACAACTATAAAAAGTGCtttactttttaaaaaatatataaaaaataattatcataaatattatttatgtgataataaatatgatgtaCAATATAAAGTTAGTgggaataattatttaaaaaaaccaAAAGAAATACATACAAATTCTTTTCTTGATTATGAAAAGGAATTTGGTTATTGCTTTGATACATCTTATTCTAATATAGAAGAAGCTTATGTATTATGGtctaattatttattaaattataagtaTGGAAAAGATCTagttattaattataaacaaTATGATACACATTTAAGTACAtccatgtatatttttaagaaaGTATGTGGCAagatatttaatttttttcaatcctttttttttatggattatttaataaataaatatattgatttGTTTTATAAACCCAAGACTATGAATGAATTGAAAAAAGCATATTGGAAATGTATAATTGTTGGAGAAGATAATGATAacgatgaagaaaaaaaaaagaaaagcatttatttatatttaagtgGGAAAAATGAAGACCCTGGATATTTGTTAAGTGCAAAAATTATTTCAGAGTCAgctatttctttattaaaagaaaacgaTTTGCCAAAAACATTTGGAGTAATTTCTGTGTCTGTAGGTCTTGGCAACGTTTTGGTAGAGAGGCTAAAGAAGGCCTCCATACACATGTCCATagaaaaatgaaatgtacatatatatatataataatagttatgtttatttgtatatgtatcattatacacaataatattaatgtgaataaaaaaaaaaaaaaaaaaaaaaaaaaaaatacacatatatatatatatatatatatatatttatttatttatttaattttttttttttttttcctgtaCATTATACAATATCAATCCATCATGTGatcattttaattatatatatatatatatatatttatttatttattttatccttttaacttattatatttatatataacatttgcTTGATATTTCAAGCTATAAAATTAAGGGGGAATATTAAACATtaagtataatattttatttttataattgtttattttggatttatattttaaaaatgaaaaattattttgaataaGTTTTGTATTTTACAAACAATtatgtagatatatatatttttttttttttagaagtgaatatttgaatatttgttatcatatgatttatttttttttatttaaaaaatgataaaaaaattaaaaaaaaattaaatataaaatatatgaagagAGAAGAGGCTCTTCCCATATTATATTGGATGTTGCACttaaaaaaaggatatatgatatgtaagaaaaaaatataatataatataatataatataatataatataatataatataatataatataatataatataatataatataatataatataatataatataaaatatatatatatatatatatatatatatatacattaaattataataaatattattcatagtattgaaataaaatatttatatactaaatatttttatattatactaatatacaatatacgtatatatttttatatacatatttattaaggcttaaagaattaattattttgtgttaaaattttttttttttaataatataatagtatacttgtatttaatatatattatatatatatatgtaataataatactttttaatataaaaattattcgcccttatttatttatttttttttcttttggaAGTTTGCTATAAGTATtcaagaacaaaaaaaaaaaaaaaaatatttatatatatatatatatataatatatatataattttaatattttaatattttaaaaaggaaataaaaaataatttctaaatatctttaaattttgtataatttacaatttaaaagtttttcttttaaaataaaaatttatttaaaaaaaaaaataatttaaaatataatttatatttacaaataaataaatatttaaggAAAAATGGGTAATTTTTAGATaaaagattatatatatatatataatatatttatataaatttttttaacatgTTTATTATGATTGGGAATTATATatctacataaatatatttgaaattattaaaaatataattatatatatatatatatatatatatgtatatatttttatttttatttttatttttattttttatatattataggaAAGGTACATGGATCATTAGCAAGAGCTGGTAAAGTTAAAAACCAGACTCCTAAAGTCCCAAAGTTAGATAAGAAAAAACGTTTAACAGGAAGAGCTAAAAAAAGGCAACTTTATAACAGAAGATTTTCAGATAATGGAGGTAGAAAAAAAGGACCTAATTCAAAAGCTTAAATGATTTTCAATCGAAATGAAACTTAGAAGATATATGAAGTATAATTTAtctaatatgttatattttatttatattatatttattatatgataaagaaaattgGAAAccctatattattatatttaatatattttttatatatattatatggttTTTCATAAAGAATTTTTTCTATaactttcctttttttcacatatatatatatatatatatatatatgtatatatgtatgtttttatttataatatatttacatgatatcttattaagaaaaaaaaaaaaattaaataatatatatgaaatatatatatatatatatttatatcatatatattaaagaaacTATCATTTTGTAAGGATATATAACTTTTTAATAAGAAGTAAATGTGTTAAGAATTtacaaattgaaaaaaaaaatatatgaaacaaattatataaaataaataaaatgaaagaaatataaatgattacgaaaaaaaaaaaaaaaaaaaatagacatAAAAAGGTACACAAATTgtgtattaataaaaaaatgagcctatttataatattttatgtatatgaggaaccattatatatatatatatatatatatatacaatattattatatatatatttatatatatatatatttttttttttcacttgTTATTTTCCCCCCTttgatttcttttttcttgtaGTTCAATTAAGTTTCTTTGTTCCCTTTCTTTTGCTTTATCAAGTTCAGTAGTTTTATTATtggtataataattattataaaagtgTAAAGTTAGTGTTGCACATAAGAGAACATAGAAGCTTAcagaaaaaaaggatatgTTTCTAtcaaacataaatatattccacAACAAatcatctttttcatttatttgattatttatttgttcgtttgtattctcttttttattgtcatttcttttttcactACAATGATaattttgtgtttttttatgaaaaagtATATTTAAGGGATTTTTATAAGGAGgttttttataaacataagCAATGtgacaaatattatatattcctcTTCTAATTTTTAAAACCTTATCTATCATACtttactaatatatataggagAGTATACatgaaatttattatatgtaaataataaaatgatatattaattatatacacaaacaactcattattatattataaatataaatatatataaagatatatatatatatatatatatatatttaattaaattatccCTTAAACtgttaattataatttttatataacattttttaagtgcgatttattttataaggaaaataaaaataaaataattatatgaatatataaataaataaataaataaataaatatatatatatatatataatatatacataaattttttttttttttttttttttctttttatttttttgaaatataaaaatgttataaatatttatcacttaaaaaaaaagaaaatgtatcACCaccaaatttttattatttttcgaAAACCCTATTGaagtattatatttgtatgtacgtagtaatatataaaaaatattatatataaaattatatgtacatatataatatatatatatatatatatatttatttatatgccataataatttcatatatataattatatatatattatatatatatttttttccctcTAATATTCACCCTAAATGtgcaagaaaaaaaaaattatataatataaaaaaaaaaaataatatatttttttttttttttttaaatatgtaaaaagaaaaaattataataagtaaaatattttaaattatccaattatattttttttttcatattgtttacaaaagaaaaataataataaacgaaatatacatgtataaattaatcttttatacatatatatatttatatatacattattattttttatttttttttgttttaaaatgTAAACACTGATTTtccaaaataatttttttttttttttataattcatgAGAAaaggtttaaaaaaaaaaaatacaaaaattaaggtatatatataaaaatatatatatgtatgtatatattatatatatatatatatatatgtataagtatatataatattatatatttatatatataataataaaataaaattctgATATGGATAACATACaagattatattaaaaaacttAAGGAAAAAAGTTTTTATAAGTCGATTAAAAAAGCgcaaaaaaaatacaaaagtaatatattaaataaggtgagtttataacaaaataaggaataatagaaaaaaattattatatatatatataaaaggcTTTATAGGGGAAAGGAATTAAGTTATGATAttaagtatataaaaatatgtacatatatcatttaatatatatacatgtgaatatattatatgaatacaaTAGAAATTACGttaatgaattttttttttttttttttttttttttttttgtatacgtacaaatattatatttattaaatctttgcagtatttttatttaggcaaaaataatatttttctgttataaataaataaaaaaaaatatatatatatatatatatatatagtatatattatattatataaatcaataaaaaaaaaaaaaaaaaaaaaaaattgattttcatatatattataattttttttgtattaaattatatatattatattatatatatatgcaattacttgtgaaatatatatatttttttgtggcctacaatattttataatatttgtattatttatatataccttGAAAAATCCCCCAATAAAGTATTATACAtgaatgattatatatatatatatatttatttattgtatatcattttttattttattcctattattgtatattatttatatattgttgtACTTATAtagtacatatttattttagacaattttatattattaccatattttaatatatatatttttcaatttttttcctatttttttAGATGCCAAGTAACAGGAAAATAACACAAAAGGTTGAAGCCTTTGATAGTAACGTAACAAAGAGAGGCAATGTCCCTCCTTCTTTGgtaaaaaaaggaagaaagcATCCGGTAGGACCAATACTTCTTGTAGTCTTCATTTTTGTTGTTATAGGATCAGGTACttttatataagaaatttaataatatagagaaacaaaataatgtacttgtatattaatgtaaatattataaattatgtgCACATATAGTAGGATATTATACtaatttatgtaatatatatatatataaatgtatacatatatattaaatgtataaatttttttttttttttttttttttttttttttttagttattGTTCAAATGTTGAGTATTATACAAAAGTCTAAAATTTTCTGATGGAATATTTCatgatttttttaatttttttattgttttactTTGAAATTTTTATGATGTGATAAGGTTTTAccagattttttttttttaataaaaaattaaatatgtggtatatatataagaaaaaagtgaagctattttattatttgtaccTTTTTctgtttcatatatatatatatatatatatatttgaatttttaaatgtatgTAAAAAGAAGTTGTGTAGTATTTACAAATAGTATACagcttttttatataagcattttatttaaactatgttatatttttaaccGCTAATTgcatttattaaaacatattataaaattaaaaattaataaataaattatatatatatatatatatatatatatatatatatatatatatatatatatatgtgtatatatatatatatgtttatttttttttttaattgggaaatattaattttttaaa
This sequence is a window from Plasmodium falciparum 3D7 genome assembly, chromosome: 2. Protein-coding genes within it:
- a CDS encoding 40S ribosomal protein S30; amino-acid sequence: MGKVHGSLARAGKVKNQTPKVPKLDKKKRLTGRAKKRQLYNRRFSDNGGRKKGPNSKA
- a CDS encoding ribosome associated membrane protein RAMP4, putative; this translates as MDNIQDYIKKLKEKSFYKSIKKAQKKYKSNILNKMPSNRKITQKVEAFDSNVTKRGNVPPSLVKKGRKHPVGPILLVVFIFVVIGSVIVQMLSIIQKSKIF